Part of the Hydrotalea sp. genome is shown below.
TCCCCAGCCTTTTTTATCCATCACATCATTGACGAACAAAAGCCCAAGGGCGAGGGATAAACTGGCCCCCAGCACCGATGGGTCATAAAAAAATTGAAGCAAGACGGCGATAAAAACCACCGCCAGCAAGGACGCCCAGCCGCGACGGGTTACGCCCACCAAGCTTATCAACGGGGGATTTTTTATTTTATTTCTATTTTTAGAAGCGGGCACGACATGCCATTTATCAGTAATGGCTTCTAAGGTCAATAATTCAAAAGTGAAAAAATTCAAAAATAAAATATTATTTTGATAATTCTTCGGCGCGCACCCTGGCCTGTCCAATGGCGTGCGCCCATAATTCTTCAAATTTTTTTTCTTGTAAATAATTTATCCCCGCCTCGGTCATGCCGCCGCGACTGGCCACCTGTTTGTATGAATCCTCAAATGATTTATCGCCGACAATTTCCATCGAACCAATTATCATGTCCTTGATAATGTCGCGCAATTTTTCGTGGCTTATATCAATCTGCGCCCTATCGTAGGCCACTTTCTGCATCACATCGGCCATGTATAAAATAAACCCGGGGGCGCAACCAAACAGGGCGGTCATCATGTCATATTTATCTTCTATAATTTTTTCTATCACGCCGGTTGGCAAGAATAATTCGGTGAAGGTTTTCTCATCCGCCGCCGTGCAATTTTTATTCATGCAATAACTGGTGAAGCCCTTCTGCACCTTAACCAATAAATTGGGCATGGCGCGGATAATTTTTTTGTCGTCGCCCAATATTTTTTGCAAATAACCCATGTCCTTGCCGGCCATGATGGAAATAAAAATGCTGTTTGAAAATTTTTGGTAACGCGGCAAAATATCGTCCGCCACCTGCGGCTTGACCGCCAACAAAATAATATCGGGGGTATAATCGGGTTTCAGCGGTGCAGGCACCGGTTGCCACCGCACGCCGGTAATTTTTTTTTCGCTTTGGCTGATGGCCAGAATATCACGGCCCGGCGCGGCGGCGGCAAACCGCGCCAACAAGGCACCACCCATATTGCCACAACCAACCGATAGGATTCTTGGGTGCTCGCTCATGATTTTATTTGGGCTTTGCGCGTGCCTTGACCCATAAAAATTACGCCGAGCCCATTACCGGAAACAACACCGACGACACGGCTTCATCGGCGTTATAGCCGCCCCAAACAAATAATTGGAAGGCTGGATAAATCTTGTCGCATTCGTATAATGCTTCCTCCAACACGTCGGCCAATTGTCCCAGCGTCAGGTTGGGGCTACCGCGCAATGGCAATAAAAACCGCCACACCGGTTTGTGGTCATCGGGCGATAAATCAACATGGCCGAGGCGCATCGATTCGTTCAAGCCCTGCAGTAAGAAACTATAATAACCCTTGGTCTTTTCCGGAATTGGTAATTCGATACGCGCCGTTACGTAAAAAAATTGTCTTTCGGGGATGTAAGAAAAATAAAACCGATAGCGGCACCATTCGCCGGCAATATCCAACAACAGCGAATTGCTGTCGAAACGTTCAAAATGCCACGATTGTTCTTCAAAATAATTGGCAATCATGCCGATGGGGTCTTGCTTACCGCTGTCCTTATTGCTGTCTTTATTAATATCGTCGTCATTTTGCGGGCGATAGGTTACCTCGCCGTTGTGGCGTTGGTTATGCTGGGGGTTGCGCTTGATGTTAAATTGGTCGCCAAATTGATGTTCGCCACCCGCGCCATTATA
Proteins encoded:
- a CDS encoding pyrroline-5-carboxylate reductase dimerization domain-containing protein produces the protein MSEHPRILSVGCGNMGGALLARFAAAAPGRDILAISQSEKKITGVRWQPVPAPLKPDYTPDIILLAVKPQVADDILPRYQKFSNSIFISIMAGKDMGYLQKILGDDKKIIRAMPNLLVKVQKGFTSYCMNKNCTAADEKTFTELFLPTGVIEKIIEDKYDMMTALFGCAPGFILYMADVMQKVAYDRAQIDISHEKLRDIIKDMIIGSMEIVGDKSFEDSYKQVASRGGMTEAGINYLQEKKFEELWAHAIGQARVRAEELSK
- a CDS encoding YbjN domain-containing protein, with translation MGYYKKSEKQGASGVKNIMKSDGFSMDKKSSSRELGDMGQYNGAGGEHQFGDQFNIKRNPQHNQRHNGEVTYRPQNDDDINKDSNKDSGKQDPIGMIANYFEEQSWHFERFDSNSLLLDIAGEWCRYRFYFSYIPERQFFYVTARIELPIPEKTKGYYSFLLQGLNESMRLGHVDLSPDDHKPVWRFLLPLRGSPNLTLGQLADVLEEALYECDKIYPAFQLFVWGGYNADEAVSSVLFPVMGSA